From the genome of Strigops habroptila isolate Jane chromosome 17, bStrHab1.2.pri, whole genome shotgun sequence, one region includes:
- the HEPACAM gene encoding hepatocyte cell adhesion molecule produces the protein MWGAPAAPRGHPGPPCLLLLALHTGLLAGVNITSPAALVRGTAGKAALLSVRYASASADKPVVKWQLKRDKPVTVVQSIGTEIIGNLRPDYRDRIRVLENGSLLISPLQLSDEGAYEVEVSITDDTFTGEKTINLTVDIPISKPQVLVASSTVLELSEFFTLNCSHENGTKPTYTWLKDGRPLSNDSRLLLSPDQKILTITRVLMADDDVYSCLVENPISHGRSVPVKITVYRRSSLYIILSTGGIFLLVTLVTVCACWKPSKKEKRQAETQPASEYTEQDEERLKHEAETIPRSAEHERKNPVALYILKDKDSPEAEEDSAPEPRGAVEAGYPSSPVPAAGRSPGPVGRSTRRYHRSPARSPASTRTHRSPPGSPARSRGAPRLLRTAGVHVIREQEEANAVEISA, from the exons ATGTGGGGAGCGCCGGCCGCCCCGCGGGGCCACCCCGGTCCCCCCTGCttgctgctcctggctctgcacACAG GTCTGCTGGCGGGGGTGAACATCACCAGCCCCGCGGCGCTGGTGCGCGGCACGGCGGGCAAAGCGGCGCTGCTCTCGGTGCGCTACGCCAGCGCCAGCGCCGACAAGCCCGTGGTCAAGTGGCAGCTGAAGCGCGACAAACCCGTCACCGTCGTGCAGTCCATCGGCACCGAGATCATCGGCAACCTACGGCCCGACTACCGGGATCGCATCCGGGTGCTGGAGAACGGCTCCCTCCTCATCAGCCCCTTGCAGTTGTCTGATGAAGGGGCTTACGAGGTGGAGGTGTCCATCACCGACGACACCTTCACCGGCGAGAAGACCATCAACCTCACTGTGGACA TCCCCATCTCGAAGCCGCAAGTGCTGGTGGCCTCCTCAACGGTGCTGGAGCTCAGTGAGTTCTTCACCCTCAACTGCTCCCACGAGAACGGCACCAAGCCCACCTACACCTGGCTGAAGGATGGGCGGCCGCTGAGCAACGACTCCCgcctgctcctctcccctgaCCAGAAGATCCTCACCATCACCCGCGTCCTCATGGCCGATGACGATGTCTACAGCTGCCTGGTGGAGAACCCCATCAGCCACGGCCGCAGCGTCCCTGTGAAGATCACTGTCTACC GCCGGAGCTCCCTCTACATCATCCTCTCCACGGGCGGCATCTTCCTCCTCGTCACCCTGGTGACTGTTTGTGCCTGCTGGAAGCCCTCCAAGAA GGAGAAGCGACAAGCGGAGACACAACCAGCTTCCGAATACACCGAGCAGGACGAGGAGCGCCTGAAGCATGAGG CTGAGACCATCCCACGGAGCGCTGAGCACGAGCGCAAGAATCCAGTGGCCTTGTACATCCTCAAGGACAAG GACTCTCCGGAGGCAGAGGAGGACTCGGCGCCGGAGCCCCGCGGCGCGGTGGAAGCGGGTTACCCCAGCTCTCCGGTGCCGGCGGCCGGCCGCTCGCCGGGCCCGGTGGGTCGCTCGACGCGGCGCTACCATCGCTCCCCGGCGCGCTCACCCGCCTCGACGCGCACGCACCGCTCCCCGCCGGGGTCCCCCGCGCGGTCCCGCGGCGCCCCGCGGCTCCTGCGCACCGCCGGCGTCCACGTCAtccgggagcaggaggaggccaACGCCGTGGAGATCAGCGCCTGA
- the CCDC15 gene encoding coiled-coil domain-containing protein 15 isoform X1, whose translation MPRAASHPPETCQAHHPSDEGSASSPSRNTGIFWRRSWECSGASQDPGMPPSPWKNRSCRVLAQRNPSVAPVGAWVESAPAGPEQSLAFAAAFQVEEELKEQQQQKAARLRRFQGEVKQRVNQQVRMRRKLQLQRSCEAAERESSVAVQYSGSTLPWTRMNTCLFRSHPTSTIGIPSAPRAIPVPWQGEQDEPFQQHAAELSKTMKRVRHRLAACKTVPQGAGPLELPGGVWRQEKPDSCEVPAGDEGEELLLAGQHDVPAELQGQETAPPQAEQDDDFYIKIEFNKFCDAPVKEPSSPEPPQGVHTHHRVPLILWPGVDQEETKKQRQDEYLRYRRLFMSIEREQVKEQQRQKERQKRIARIKSKQENQRRAAEQRMQEVAEQQEPSSGEAASASLAQLELEERRVRKVKEKQQRDKESVRYMEALRAQMREKIKLSNIDLPPLCSCGADFWDSHPDTCANNCVFYRNHQAYSRALRSLISSCDPLDGSPSTTLLLRGLATLCTRSRRRL comes from the exons ATGCCCAGAGCCGCTTCCCACCCCCCCGAGACCTGCCAAGCTCATCACCCCAGTGACGAGGGATCAGCCTCCAGCCCCTCGAGGAATACAGGGATATTTTGGAGGAGGTCTTGGGAATGCTCTG GTGCCAGCCAGGATCCCGGGATGCCGCCGTCGCCCTGGAAGAATCGGAGCTGCCGGGTGCTGGCCCAGAGGAACCCCAGCGTGGCCCCTGTGGGTGCCTGGGTGGAGAGTGCCCCGGCGGGCCCGGAGCAGAGCTTGGCCTTT GCTGCAGCCTTTCAGGTGGAGgaggagctgaaggagcagcagcagcagaaggcgGCCAGGCTGAGGCGATTCCAGGGCGAGGTGAAGCAGAGGGTGAACCAGCAGGTCAGGATGAggaggaagctgcagctgcagaggtcCTGTGAAGCA GCAGAGCGGGAGAGCAGTGTGGCTGTGCAGTACTCGGGCTCCACGCTGCCCTGGACCAGGATGAACACGTGCCTCTTTCGGAGCCATCCCACATCCACCATCGGCATTCCCAGTGCTCCTCGTGCCATCCCGGTGCCATGGCAAGGGGAGCAGGATGAGCCATTCCAGCAGCACGCTGCCGAG CTGAGCAAAACCATGAAGCGTGTTCGGCACAGGCTGGCAGCCTGCAAGACTGTACCCCAAGGAGCAGGTCCCCTGGAACTCCCTGGTGGGGTCTGGAGGCAGGAG AAACCAGACTCTTGCGAGGTGCCTGCAGGAGATGagggtgaggagctgctgctggcaggacaACACGATGTTCCAGCTGAACTGCAAGGCCAGGAGACAGCCCCACCGCAGGCGGAGCAAGACGACGACTTCTACATCAAAATTGAGTTCAACAAG TTCTGTGATGCACCAGTGAAGGAGCCGAGCTCGCCTGAGCCACCCCAAGGGGTTCACACTCATCACCGTGTTCCCCTCATCCTCTGGCCTGGGGTAGACCAAGAGGAAACCAAGAAGCAG CGGCAGGACGAGTACCTGCGGTACAGGCGCCTCTTCATGAGCATCGAGCGCGAGCAagtgaaggagcagcagaggcagaaagagaggcagaaaagaatCGCCAG GATTAAGAGCAAGCAGGAGAACCAGCGCcgggcagcagagcagaggatgcaggaggtggctgagcagcaggaacCCTCCTCAGGTGAGGCAGCCTCTGCGAGCCTGGCCcagctggaactggaggagaggagggtgaggaaggtgaaggagaagcagcagcgaGACAAGGAGTCCGTGAG GTACATGGAAGCTCTCAGAGCCCAGATGAGGGAGAAGATCAAACTCTCCAACATTGACTTGCCCCCCCTGTGCTCCTGTGGGGCTGATTTCTGGGATTCCCACCCGGATACCTGTGCCAACAACTGTGTCTTCTACAGAAACCACCAAG CCTACAGCCGTGCTCTGAGGTCCCTCATCTCATCCTGTGACCCCCTGGATGGGAGCCCCTCGACCACGCTCCTGCTCCGGGGCCTGGCCACGCTCTGCACTCGCTCGAGGAGGCGGCTGTGA
- the CCDC15 gene encoding coiled-coil domain-containing protein 15 isoform X2 produces MPPSPWKNRSCRVLAQRNPSVAPVGAWVESAPAGPEQSLAFAAAFQVEEELKEQQQQKAARLRRFQGEVKQRVNQQVRMRRKLQLQRSCEAAERESSVAVQYSGSTLPWTRMNTCLFRSHPTSTIGIPSAPRAIPVPWQGEQDEPFQQHAAELSKTMKRVRHRLAACKTVPQGAGPLELPGGVWRQEKPDSCEVPAGDEGEELLLAGQHDVPAELQGQETAPPQAEQDDDFYIKIEFNKFIMKFGRMRRCESVFGLHQKPPPGISSEFCDAPVKEPSSPEPPQGVHTHHRVPLILWPGVDQEETKKQRQDEYLRYRRLFMSIEREQVKEQQRQKERQKRIARIKSKQENQRRAAEQRMQEVAEQQEPSSGEAASASLAQLELEERRVRKVKEKQQRDKESVRYMEALRAQMREKIKLSNIDLPPLCSCGADFWDSHPDTCANNCVFYRNHQAYSRALRSLISSCDPLDGSPSTTLLLRGLATLCTRSRRRL; encoded by the exons ATGCCGCCGTCGCCCTGGAAGAATCGGAGCTGCCGGGTGCTGGCCCAGAGGAACCCCAGCGTGGCCCCTGTGGGTGCCTGGGTGGAGAGTGCCCCGGCGGGCCCGGAGCAGAGCTTGGCCTTT GCTGCAGCCTTTCAGGTGGAGgaggagctgaaggagcagcagcagcagaaggcgGCCAGGCTGAGGCGATTCCAGGGCGAGGTGAAGCAGAGGGTGAACCAGCAGGTCAGGATGAggaggaagctgcagctgcagaggtcCTGTGAAGCA GCAGAGCGGGAGAGCAGTGTGGCTGTGCAGTACTCGGGCTCCACGCTGCCCTGGACCAGGATGAACACGTGCCTCTTTCGGAGCCATCCCACATCCACCATCGGCATTCCCAGTGCTCCTCGTGCCATCCCGGTGCCATGGCAAGGGGAGCAGGATGAGCCATTCCAGCAGCACGCTGCCGAG CTGAGCAAAACCATGAAGCGTGTTCGGCACAGGCTGGCAGCCTGCAAGACTGTACCCCAAGGAGCAGGTCCCCTGGAACTCCCTGGTGGGGTCTGGAGGCAGGAG AAACCAGACTCTTGCGAGGTGCCTGCAGGAGATGagggtgaggagctgctgctggcaggacaACACGATGTTCCAGCTGAACTGCAAGGCCAGGAGACAGCCCCACCGCAGGCGGAGCAAGACGACGACTTCTACATCAAAATTGAGTTCAACAAG TTCATAATGAAGTTTGGGAGGATGAGGAGGTGTGAATCCGTGTTTGGGCTACACCAGAAGCCTCCTCCAGGGATATCTTCAGAG TTCTGTGATGCACCAGTGAAGGAGCCGAGCTCGCCTGAGCCACCCCAAGGGGTTCACACTCATCACCGTGTTCCCCTCATCCTCTGGCCTGGGGTAGACCAAGAGGAAACCAAGAAGCAG CGGCAGGACGAGTACCTGCGGTACAGGCGCCTCTTCATGAGCATCGAGCGCGAGCAagtgaaggagcagcagaggcagaaagagaggcagaaaagaatCGCCAG GATTAAGAGCAAGCAGGAGAACCAGCGCcgggcagcagagcagaggatgcaggaggtggctgagcagcaggaacCCTCCTCAGGTGAGGCAGCCTCTGCGAGCCTGGCCcagctggaactggaggagaggagggtgaggaaggtgaaggagaagcagcagcgaGACAAGGAGTCCGTGAG GTACATGGAAGCTCTCAGAGCCCAGATGAGGGAGAAGATCAAACTCTCCAACATTGACTTGCCCCCCCTGTGCTCCTGTGGGGCTGATTTCTGGGATTCCCACCCGGATACCTGTGCCAACAACTGTGTCTTCTACAGAAACCACCAAG CCTACAGCCGTGCTCTGAGGTCCCTCATCTCATCCTGTGACCCCCTGGATGGGAGCCCCTCGACCACGCTCCTGCTCCGGGGCCTGGCCACGCTCTGCACTCGCTCGAGGAGGCGGCTGTGA
- the CCDC15 gene encoding coiled-coil domain-containing protein 15 isoform X3: MPPSPWKNRSCRVLAQRNPSVAPVGAWVESAPAGPEQSLAFAAAFQVEEELKEQQQQKAARLRRFQGEVKQRVNQQVRMRRKLQLQRSCEAAERESSVAVQYSGSTLPWTRMNTCLFRSHPTSTIGIPSAPRAIPVPWQGEQDEPFQQHAAELSKTMKRVRHRLAACKTVPQGAGPLELPGGVWRQEKPDSCEVPAGDEGEELLLAGQHDVPAELQGQETAPPQAEQDDDFYIKIEFNKFCDAPVKEPSSPEPPQGVHTHHRVPLILWPGVDQEETKKQRQDEYLRYRRLFMSIEREQVKEQQRQKERQKRIARIKSKQENQRRAAEQRMQEVAEQQEPSSGEAASASLAQLELEERRVRKVKEKQQRDKESVRYMEALRAQMREKIKLSNIDLPPLCSCGADFWDSHPDTCANNCVFYRNHQAYSRALRSLISSCDPLDGSPSTTLLLRGLATLCTRSRRRL, encoded by the exons ATGCCGCCGTCGCCCTGGAAGAATCGGAGCTGCCGGGTGCTGGCCCAGAGGAACCCCAGCGTGGCCCCTGTGGGTGCCTGGGTGGAGAGTGCCCCGGCGGGCCCGGAGCAGAGCTTGGCCTTT GCTGCAGCCTTTCAGGTGGAGgaggagctgaaggagcagcagcagcagaaggcgGCCAGGCTGAGGCGATTCCAGGGCGAGGTGAAGCAGAGGGTGAACCAGCAGGTCAGGATGAggaggaagctgcagctgcagaggtcCTGTGAAGCA GCAGAGCGGGAGAGCAGTGTGGCTGTGCAGTACTCGGGCTCCACGCTGCCCTGGACCAGGATGAACACGTGCCTCTTTCGGAGCCATCCCACATCCACCATCGGCATTCCCAGTGCTCCTCGTGCCATCCCGGTGCCATGGCAAGGGGAGCAGGATGAGCCATTCCAGCAGCACGCTGCCGAG CTGAGCAAAACCATGAAGCGTGTTCGGCACAGGCTGGCAGCCTGCAAGACTGTACCCCAAGGAGCAGGTCCCCTGGAACTCCCTGGTGGGGTCTGGAGGCAGGAG AAACCAGACTCTTGCGAGGTGCCTGCAGGAGATGagggtgaggagctgctgctggcaggacaACACGATGTTCCAGCTGAACTGCAAGGCCAGGAGACAGCCCCACCGCAGGCGGAGCAAGACGACGACTTCTACATCAAAATTGAGTTCAACAAG TTCTGTGATGCACCAGTGAAGGAGCCGAGCTCGCCTGAGCCACCCCAAGGGGTTCACACTCATCACCGTGTTCCCCTCATCCTCTGGCCTGGGGTAGACCAAGAGGAAACCAAGAAGCAG CGGCAGGACGAGTACCTGCGGTACAGGCGCCTCTTCATGAGCATCGAGCGCGAGCAagtgaaggagcagcagaggcagaaagagaggcagaaaagaatCGCCAG GATTAAGAGCAAGCAGGAGAACCAGCGCcgggcagcagagcagaggatgcaggaggtggctgagcagcaggaacCCTCCTCAGGTGAGGCAGCCTCTGCGAGCCTGGCCcagctggaactggaggagaggagggtgaggaaggtgaaggagaagcagcagcgaGACAAGGAGTCCGTGAG GTACATGGAAGCTCTCAGAGCCCAGATGAGGGAGAAGATCAAACTCTCCAACATTGACTTGCCCCCCCTGTGCTCCTGTGGGGCTGATTTCTGGGATTCCCACCCGGATACCTGTGCCAACAACTGTGTCTTCTACAGAAACCACCAAG CCTACAGCCGTGCTCTGAGGTCCCTCATCTCATCCTGTGACCCCCTGGATGGGAGCCCCTCGACCACGCTCCTGCTCCGGGGCCTGGCCACGCTCTGCACTCGCTCGAGGAGGCGGCTGTGA
- the SLC37A2 gene encoding glucose-6-phosphate exchanger SLC37A2 isoform X1 produces MRAALAPGIRLLRALPRDSRYRGLTLVLTFLCYTSYHLSRKPISIVKSQLHPNCSALGPNPHNDSNSSTWCSWAPFDGDNYKELFGALDNAFLVAYAIGMFISGIFGERLPLRYYLSGGMVLSGLFTALFGLGYFWNIHVLWYFIIMQVCNGLVQTTGWPSVVACVGNWFGKGKRGLIMGIWNSHTSVGNILGSLIAGVWVSSAWGLSFIVPGIIIAAMGIICFFFLVEYPEDVGCSPPLHHMASDEEDAGGVTTDGKDPEAVTSNEGPLSTSGQSSTDRLDSPKEAAEEPEAISFLGALRIPGVVEFSLCLLFAKLVSYTFLYWLPLYIVNVAHFGAKKAGDLSTLFDVGGILGGIFAGLISDYTGGRATTCCVMLILAAPVLFLYNHVGQNGIGTSIAMLIVCGALVNGPYALITTAVSADLGTHESLKGNAKALSTVTAIIDGTGSIGAALGPLLAGLISPTGWNNVFYMLIAADVLACLLLARVVVKEVRGWCGYMARKRGSSVQLTESVLDGK; encoded by the exons ATGAGGGCAGCGCTGGCCCCCGGCATCCGCCTGCTCCGCGCCCTGCCCCGGGACAGCCG CTACCGTGGCCTGACGCTGGTGCTGACCTTCCTCTGCTACACCAGCTACCACCTCTCCCGAAAACCCATCAGCATCGTCAAG AGCCAGCTGCACCCCAATTGCTCTGCTTTGGGCCCAAACCCCCACAACGACTCCAACAGCAGCACGTGGTGCAGTTGGGCACCCTTCG ATGGGGACAACTACAAGGAGCTTTTTGGGGCGCTGGATAACGCCTTCCTGGTGGCCTATGCCATCGGGATGTTTATCAG TGGGATTTTTGGGGAGCGCCTCCCCCTGCGCTACTACCTGTCGGGGGGGATGGTGCTGAGCGGGCTCTTCACTGCGCTCTTTGGCCTCGGCTACTTCTGGAACATCCACGTCCTCTGGTACTTCATCATCATGCAG GTCTGCAATGGGCTGGTGCAGACGACGGGCTGGCCTTCTGTCGTGGCGTGTGTTGGGAATTGGTTTGGGAAGGGAAA GAGAGGTTTGATCATGGGCATCTGGAACTCGCACACCTCCGTCGGGAACATCTTGGGGTCGCTCATCGCCGGTGTCTGGGTTTCCTCGGCCTGGGGCTTGTCCTTCATCGTGCCCGGCATCATCATCGCTGCCATGGGCATCATCTGCTTCTTCTTCCTCGTGGAGT ATCCAGAGGACGTCGGCTGCAGTCCACCTCTGCATCAT ATGGCCTCTGACGAGGAGGATGCTGGAGGAGTGACCACCGATGGGAAGGATCCTGAAGCAGTCACCTCCAATGAGGGGCCACTGAGCACCTCAggccagagcagcacagatcGCCTCGACAGCCCCAAGGAGGCAGCTGAGGAGCCCGAAGCCATCAGCTTCCTCGGGGCGCTCCGGATACCC gGCGTTGTGGAGTTCTCCCTTTGCCTGCTCTTTGCCAAGCTGGTGAGCTACACCTTCCTCTACTGGCTGCCCCTCTATATTGTGAACGTCG CTCATTTCGGTGCCAAGAAAGCCGGGGACCTGTCAACCCTCTTTGACGTCGGGGGCATTTTAG GGGGGATCTTCGCCGGCCTCATCTCCGACTACACGGGCGGCAGAGCCACCACGTGCTGCGTGATGCTGATCCTCGCCGCTCCCGTG ctgttccTGTACAACCACGTTGGCCAGAATGGCATTGGCACATCCATAG CGATGCTGATTGTCTGCGGCGCGCTGGTTAACGGGCCCTACGCTCTCATCACCACCGCTGTGTCAGCAGACTTG GGAACCCATGAGTCTCTCAAAGGCAACGCCAAAGCCCTTTCTACTGTCACAGCCATCATTGATGGCACAGGATCCATAG GTGCTGCACTAGGGCCACTGCTCGCAGGGCTCATCTCCCCCACGGGCTGGAATAACGTGTTCTACATGTTGATAGCAGCGGATGTCTTGGCTTGCCTG CTCCTCGCTCGTGTGGTGGTCAAAGAGGTCCGCGGGTGGTGTGGCTACATGGCGAGGAAGAGAGG CTCTAGTGTGCAGCTGACAGAGTCAGTGCTGGATGGGAAGTAG
- the SLC37A2 gene encoding glucose-6-phosphate exchanger SLC37A2 isoform X2, which translates to MRAALAPGIRLLRALPRDSRYRGLTLVLTFLCYTSYHLSRKPISIVKSQLHPNCSALGPNPHNDSNSSTWCSWAPFDGDNYKELFGALDNAFLVAYAIGMFISGIFGERLPLRYYLSGGMVLSGLFTALFGLGYFWNIHVLWYFIIMQVCNGLVQTTGWPSVVACVGNWFGKGKRGLIMGIWNSHTSVGNILGSLIAGVWVSSAWGLSFIVPGIIIAAMGIICFFFLVEYPEDVGCSPPLHHMASDEEDAGGVTTDGKDPEAVTSNEGPLSTSGQSSTDRLDSPKEAAEEPEAISFLGALRIPGVVEFSLCLLFAKLVSYTFLYWLPLYIVNVAHFGAKKAGDLSTLFDVGGILGGIFAGLISDYTGGRATTCCVMLILAAPVLFLYNHVGQNGIGTSIAMLIVCGALVNGPYALITTAVSADLGTHESLKGNAKALSTVTAIIDGTGSIGAALGPLLAGLISPTGWNNVFYMLIAADVLACLLLARVVVKEVRGWCGYMARKRGFKEF; encoded by the exons ATGAGGGCAGCGCTGGCCCCCGGCATCCGCCTGCTCCGCGCCCTGCCCCGGGACAGCCG CTACCGTGGCCTGACGCTGGTGCTGACCTTCCTCTGCTACACCAGCTACCACCTCTCCCGAAAACCCATCAGCATCGTCAAG AGCCAGCTGCACCCCAATTGCTCTGCTTTGGGCCCAAACCCCCACAACGACTCCAACAGCAGCACGTGGTGCAGTTGGGCACCCTTCG ATGGGGACAACTACAAGGAGCTTTTTGGGGCGCTGGATAACGCCTTCCTGGTGGCCTATGCCATCGGGATGTTTATCAG TGGGATTTTTGGGGAGCGCCTCCCCCTGCGCTACTACCTGTCGGGGGGGATGGTGCTGAGCGGGCTCTTCACTGCGCTCTTTGGCCTCGGCTACTTCTGGAACATCCACGTCCTCTGGTACTTCATCATCATGCAG GTCTGCAATGGGCTGGTGCAGACGACGGGCTGGCCTTCTGTCGTGGCGTGTGTTGGGAATTGGTTTGGGAAGGGAAA GAGAGGTTTGATCATGGGCATCTGGAACTCGCACACCTCCGTCGGGAACATCTTGGGGTCGCTCATCGCCGGTGTCTGGGTTTCCTCGGCCTGGGGCTTGTCCTTCATCGTGCCCGGCATCATCATCGCTGCCATGGGCATCATCTGCTTCTTCTTCCTCGTGGAGT ATCCAGAGGACGTCGGCTGCAGTCCACCTCTGCATCAT ATGGCCTCTGACGAGGAGGATGCTGGAGGAGTGACCACCGATGGGAAGGATCCTGAAGCAGTCACCTCCAATGAGGGGCCACTGAGCACCTCAggccagagcagcacagatcGCCTCGACAGCCCCAAGGAGGCAGCTGAGGAGCCCGAAGCCATCAGCTTCCTCGGGGCGCTCCGGATACCC gGCGTTGTGGAGTTCTCCCTTTGCCTGCTCTTTGCCAAGCTGGTGAGCTACACCTTCCTCTACTGGCTGCCCCTCTATATTGTGAACGTCG CTCATTTCGGTGCCAAGAAAGCCGGGGACCTGTCAACCCTCTTTGACGTCGGGGGCATTTTAG GGGGGATCTTCGCCGGCCTCATCTCCGACTACACGGGCGGCAGAGCCACCACGTGCTGCGTGATGCTGATCCTCGCCGCTCCCGTG ctgttccTGTACAACCACGTTGGCCAGAATGGCATTGGCACATCCATAG CGATGCTGATTGTCTGCGGCGCGCTGGTTAACGGGCCCTACGCTCTCATCACCACCGCTGTGTCAGCAGACTTG GGAACCCATGAGTCTCTCAAAGGCAACGCCAAAGCCCTTTCTACTGTCACAGCCATCATTGATGGCACAGGATCCATAG GTGCTGCACTAGGGCCACTGCTCGCAGGGCTCATCTCCCCCACGGGCTGGAATAACGTGTTCTACATGTTGATAGCAGCGGATGTCTTGGCTTGCCTG CTCCTCGCTCGTGTGGTGGTCAAAGAGGTCCGCGGGTGGTGTGGCTACATGGCGAGGAAGAGAGG